In one Rutidosis leptorrhynchoides isolate AG116_Rl617_1_P2 chromosome 8, CSIRO_AGI_Rlap_v1, whole genome shotgun sequence genomic region, the following are encoded:
- the LOC139861755 gene encoding uncharacterized protein, with product MVGPSLNSPKPPTTATINFLCSYGGRILPRYPDGKLRYHGGHTRVLAVVRSISFSELMVKLGELCGKTVSLRCQLPTEDLDALVTIASDEELANLIEEYDRTPCVQSSSIKIRAFLSLPKKCPPSPTLTPTLSTASASGSASSSSTDTQATSPTSPVPRFPVYVTDICMYTSSKPPIVKLPFSFKQNGGKVQCYPYRNYNNRFCVVPNGNHWQ from the exons ATGGTAGGACCTTCACTTAATTCTCCAAAACCTCCTACCACCGCTACGATCAATTTTTTGTGTAGTTACGGTGGCCGGATTCTCCCTCGGTATCCCGACGGCAAACTCCGGTACCATGGCGGTCATACACGTGTCCTCGCCGTTGTTCGCTCCATCTCTTTCTCCG AATTAATGGTGAAACTCGGTGAATTGTGCGGGAAGACGGTGAGTTTACGGTGTCAATTACCGACGGAGGATTTAGACGCACTTGTTACAATAGCATCAGATGAAGAACTCGCAAATCTCATTGAGGAATATGATCGAACACCTTGCGTGCAATCGTCATCAATTAAAATCCGAGCGTTTCTTTCACTTCCGAAGAAATGTCCTCCGTCACCAACTCTGACTCCTACTCTTTCCACCGCCTCTGCTTCCGGTTCTGCATCTAGCTCATCCACCGATACACAGGCCACGTCACCGACTTCACCAGTGCCGAGATTTCCGGTTTATGTTACTGATATTTGTATGTACACATCTTCGAAACCGCCGATTGTGAAGCTTCCGTTTAGTTTTAAACAAAATGGTGGAAAGGTTCAGTGTTATCCGTACCGGAATTATAATAACCGGTTTTGTGTCGTTCCGAATGGAAATCATTGGCAATAA